The sequence below is a genomic window from Cucumis melo cultivar AY chromosome 5, USDA_Cmelo_AY_1.0, whole genome shotgun sequence.
CAAATAGATTTTTCTATTAATATCGAGACACTAACTATCAATTcgatatatttgtaaatattaaaGTTTAATTTGACTATTAAATTCGTTTAAAttgcttttatttatttttaaaattttcttttaccaTTTGTATGTTATGTTGTATCTAACCAGGTCAAATTGACTAGTCAATTCGATGAGATTACTTTACATTAGATTAGCTTATAGctaatgttatatatataagaaaaattaGGTTGTTTGTACTCTAGTTTTGTTTAATTGACAAAATACATCgattttaatttattagatTTATGGTGTTTTTAGACTACGTTTTCAAGGGTTTAACTTTTCTATCTCTcaatttcataatttttttttaaaagtatttgatcattttatttttgtacGGTGAGGAGATGAAATAGGGACAATCCCGAAGTTCTTctctaatattttaattttttatttttgaaatgacattttttttccacttttgtaattatggtttcttttttttttttttaaatacacaATTTAATTTCCGCACCCATCCAATGAAACCTAACTTTCCAAATGAAGGTTTAGTAAATcgatcttaaaaaaaaaaatggtataaTATTATGCTACCACACCAACCAACACATTTTAGATTTATGCTTGTCTATTTATACCCTCTTGGCATTTTAAAATTCTCTGATGTGAGAAAAAATTTTAAACCCTAAACAAGTCGGATTGAGGGACATTTTCAActcaacccatattttcgggtcGGTTGGGTTGGCAACCTGAATAACGCTAATAGTATTCCTCACCCAACCTTTAAAATATGAGTTGGATTGCCGGGATGTGTTTTTATTGCATTCCTAATATTTGTAAAGCCAACATAGGTAGAACATTATTCAACCAACAAACAATGGAAAACAACATTCGGTCATTCAATGCATAAAccaaaagaggggaaaaaaaagttataacAATCTTGGTTGGACACGACCCTGAGTCTTGGCCAAGCACCCGAGTGCTCTTTAGCTTTTTCTCTATGCACCGAACACGATCTCGAGATTGCCCGAGTTACAACTTCTAAAACTTTTTGTCCTTATCTCGGTCCAACAAACATCGAGATGGCCCCAAGACACACACTAATTATtaatttgggttgggttgaatcAAATTTTTCAACCCCTAAACACACACAATTTGCGTCGGATTGAATTGAATTTTCCAACCCCCAATTCcagacccaacccaacccaaaaaataccaaaattttTAACCAAGTGATATTTTAAACTAGtccaatccaacccaacccatatatgaaattaaaaaaaaaagaagttaaataCTCTATTTTTCATTCATATATACTTTGAAGTATATGTATTTCGTAGTATTAATATTTTCTCGAGACTTCCTCACAAATATTATTGGATCAAAATAGTAATTTCACAAGGTGTCAACCGAAGCAAAATATCGATCCACATGTGGACTTTGCTAATTAAGATTTTGGTTAGATaactttttgaattttaaaagatttagttgtacttttttttttcatattttaagaaaacatttaaattcttaattaaatTCGTTTTCTAATTATGTCTTTTTTgcattatttataaaaatacgTTAAATAAGAGTTTCCTTTTTATAATTATAACTTTACTAAGCTATATGATATGGGATCATAAGAGACTATTGTTTGATCATCAAAGGTAATCCTTATCTACTCAATCCTATCTTTTGTGGTTCAAACCAAATtgatcttttatttattttagaaatcGAAATAATCAAAAGTTCTAATTTTCAAGGTTTAAGAATTCATATCAAGTAATAAAACACAGTAGAAAagttatatttacaaaatatttaaaataagctaattatcaaacaaagtctaaaataaatattaaccTTTGAATTAATTGGTGTTGTgtctctaaaattttaaaactacttaataattaagattttaaacattcattttatatcaatttatatatttaaaattgagaattttttttttttaaaaaaattaattcttaAGATTTTAAACGATAAACATGATataaaaaattgagaaaatgtagaaattagaaaaatgagTAGGTTGAAAAGTTTCCATCTTTGTTAAATATGATAATGATGTGTGAAACTATAGAATTGTATATTATAAAGAACCACAAAGTTGAAATTGATATGATTTTCATTCTTATTACCCTCCCaaagtttcataattttcacACAATTTTACATAAAAACTATTCTTAAATATTATATTACATTGTTGAAacattttgaaatatatatataaaaaattaaaactatttacaaaataaaacaaattccATCATTTAAGACATTTAAATGATTacacaattttcttaaaatCTTTTGGAGAATTGAATGGATATTAATATTTTGTGGATATTGAGATAtgttatttaaatttgataatAACTATGCTTTAGAGGAAACATCGTGACAgccttttttttattatatatataaattcaagAAATTGATGGCTTAATTACTAAGATTTCCCAACACCAAATTCCCCGAAACATCCTTCGAAGAACCCTATACTTTCCGTCTTCTTTCTTCAACCTCtcttcctcctttttttttccctcttaaTTCTCACTCCCCGATCTCTCATGGCCGACCCCTCCCGCCCCGTCACTGGCTACCCTGCTTACCCCAACGGTCGCCCACCTCCCCCCTCCAATTCTCACCCTCAGGGTCAAGCTTATCCCTACGCTGCTCCCCCTTATTCCTATCCTACCCAATACGCCAACCCCTACGATTCTACCCATCACAATGCTCGCCTCTCTTTTCTTCGAGCCCTTATTGCTGGAATCATCGTCGTATTCATCATCACTGCTGTAATTCTTTTCATTATCTGGCTTGTTCTCCGTCCCCAACTCCCTGAGTTTCGTGTCGACTCTTTTCAAGTTACCAACTTCTCCACTGCTGCTCAGTCCCTCTCCGCCTCCTGGTTCATTGGGTTTTCCGTCTTCAATCCCAACAAGAAAATGACCGTTTCTTACGACTTCGTCGATTCCACCCTTTTTTACAATAACGAGTTCCTTACCGAGACCCGAGTCCCTCCATTCACCCAGGATAAGAGGACTCAATCGTTTGTTAATGCTTCTCTCTCCTCTCTTAATGCTTACGTCGAAGCTTCTTCTCTGAATAAAATTAACGATGACCGCCGACGAGGGACCATCAAATTCAATGTGGGGGTCTCGGCTCGTGTTGGGTTCCGAGCAGGTTGGTGGAGGACCAGGAGGCGATTGCTTAGGGTGCTTTGCGAGGACCTGTCGGTTAGCTTCTCGTCGTCGAATAGCAGCGGTTCCGGTAAGTTGATAGGTGAATCAAGAGCCTGCAGAGTCGGCATATGAGTGATTTTCTGCTGTTATAGTTAGTTCTTGATTTAATCCCGCTTAACCCCATGTTTAAAAGGGagttaattttacaaaaaaaaaaaaaaaaaaaaacgaggaATTCATGTAGGCTTAAATGTACATGGATTTTTTAGGCTATGAGTGAGTTGAAGTAGTAGTCTTTAAGTGGAGGTTGTATAGTTTATAATACAATTTTTGCTATCTGATTCTGATGTTGATTTCTTATCTCCTTCTTCTTGGAATAAGGTAAatggtttcttcttcttttattgaGATGTATCAATCTAGGATCCTGAACTGAGTGAACTGTAACATAGTCAAGAATTTATGTTTGTGTATGCAGGCAGGATATGAACaacatttttttgtttcttctcttcACTTGATGATATTCCAATTATTTCATTGCAATTCAGTTCATACCACTGTTGTTAATCCAATTATATTATTGCTTTTAGTTCACCCCCAATTTAATTGTTTCTGAATTGATTGGGTACATGGTTGTACTCTAATACCTGTTTTGGGTGCTTGCATAAAACTTGATTTTGTTGCTTATTGAGGCAATTAGTGCTCTGTTCCCAGTTTCTACTACAGAAGTTAGGCTGCAATGTGTACTTTCTACATATTTACAATGCATACCAGTTCAGGAAAGTAGGGGGTTGTTTTCTTGaagacccccccccccccccccccctttgcAGGTTATTAGTGACTAGGAAATTTTGAAGTGGTTTCAAATGTTCTTTGGAAATTAGTTCCATTCTCTAGTAATAAAATTTTCACAATGTTTTCCACTGACTCAGTGAGTACCTCTTATTTGTTGTTgcataaattcaaaattcttaCTGATGAAGATCCTTATGAGTAGTGGGATAATAGTTCCTATTGACTCAATAATCCTCCTCGGTTCATTGTTCTCTTGTTCGAGTAATGTTCTCCAACGTAAGGCCTGAAAATTGGTAGTCGTCCAAACCAACAATGTCAGCTGGGTGGAATGCCTGGTTGACtgtaaattttgtttgttttggatCAAGAGGTGAGCTGAGCAGATGGAAGTAGGATATGAGGGAGGGGAGCATGGGGCATGTGTAATGAGGTTTTAGAGATGAGAGGAAGGATAGGCATGTTCAGTAAACGAAGTTTGGTTATTTTTCAGGTATGCTTCTAGGCTTGGGTTGAGATTGTGCTTTGGTTGTTCTTTGAAGTTCTCATATCTCTCTATAAATTTATTTCCTCTCACCTGGGTCAGAATGTGCTCCCCTCTAATCATGCCTGActagtttcaaacttcaaatcAAGCAAGATATGGTTGAGTTTCCCACATTAAAGGTTCGTTTAGTAATTGAGTCACGGTTATTTCTCTTCTTAGTCTTGCCCTCCACGTCCTCCTAGCTCTTAGATTCACCATCTCTATGCCATGGACAGAAGAGTAACGCAGAGAGGTATGTTAATGTCGAGTCAAACTATTGAAGTAGATTAgctcttttaaaaaaagtttctcTGATGTCAATACTAGCCAGAAATCTGACCCAGCCATGTTCCATTGATTCTCTTATTTGAAGTGTGGTTTCCTTCAATACGACATAATGTTTGATATTGTATTTCTGTCGATAATTCTTAGCAGTAAGACCAGAACTTTTGAAGTGTGGgggatttcttttcttttttattttttctttcttgtctACAGATTGTCTAACAATCCACTGAGTTTGAGTTAGAACTTAGGGATGGTGGTGTTTGCCACTAGTGCCAGTCAATATAGGGACATGacttaattaaatgaaatgatAATTCTGTCTATATAGAATCTATAACGTTGCTGCCTAGTTTTTGAATCAGTTTTATAAAAATCATCATCGAAGTAGTTTGTATTATTCAAATTAGAGGATTTAATGATGGTGATGTAGTTTTGTTAATTCTAAATGCTAAATAGGAATCATTTTTGGGTGACACTACTAACCAATAACAGCAAGCTACTTAAAGCTTCTGTACTGTCTGATTGGACGCTTTAGGGAGCCTTGGAATGAGTGCTATGCTATGGCAGGTTGCTTCTTTCAGCTAGAAATGGACAGCTCTTTGTACTGTACATGATTCATGTCTATGTTTGTTCCACAATTTGAATCTTTAATAGATTTGCTCTCTAATATTGCATTTTTAAAGGACATCCCATGTGAGATTTTGGAGTATTTGCATATTCATGTAGGGGTGTTCAGGCCACCAATTTCAAATGGGTGGAATAGATTAGTGTAGTTCATTCTATGTTTGAGAATTCAATCATAAAAGTAAACGTTCCAAAATATTATAACTTACCATAGCTATATGTCTACTATACCTTACTCATCATCTCTTTATCGTGTTTTCTTTAATCGTAAATATTCTATATTCCAAATATAAAGCACCcaatatacttttttttatatctttgttttatattaggaatttgaaatttttgctTTTAGTCGAGGTTATTGTATTtgtcattattattaatttttactTTGAACGCTTGAGCTTTCTCGTTATGTTTGTCTCTTTATTCTTGAACTCCTCTCTTTTCTAAAATCTTAAGATTTGATTACAAAGTGAATGTTTTGTTAATATCTTGAGAACCAAACTCTTACTTTTACGTATCCCTTTTAGAAagttttattattgtttattaatatTTCAGAGTATTTTCctatatagtaaaataaatcgaaatatttacaaaattttatatcCTATCAATCCtataattatttgattaaaaatgttatatttttttagtatttttaatagttttgtcatttatagtaatttatttatttattttgttactgtagagttttttacatttttttttattgtgaaagtttgattttattaaactaaaagTTTAAGAATGAAAATCTTATAGTATCGATGCATCTTTACTCACCAAgataaaaatctaaaatattctcactagattttttaaaaaagaaaaaaataacaggattaatctttataaaagtttcaaaatatcccatatattgtaataatttttttaaaaaaataagttCATTAGTATCAAAtttaacaacatttttaaataattaaaaaaataataatatgatcATAAAGATTCTTTTCTtgctttttttatttatttatttttacatatatattaattaatatccTTTTCTCTACTTTATTTTAGTTGGGAAAATTCCATCTGTGGAATCTGTTTGACGGTGAAGAGTTctcatcttttttcttctacACTTTATTCCTCTCATTGTCTTTCCCtttctcttattttttattCTCTCAACTCTTCCTCTCCCATTTCAattacttctcttctttttttctctttctcataATCACAAGATCTTTAAAAGCTAAATGATAACTCTAAACCACAAGCTTTCAAGTTAATCGACAAGAAAAATCCACTCATACGCGAGGAGGGCGTTGTTTCTACGTGAAAGAATCAAATTGATAAACAAAATCACGAGAGTCTACTATGCTTTATAGTGAACAATATCATATCGTTATCGTAAAAGGTTGTTGTCTCTATCATGCACTACTTTAATATGTAACATCTATatattaaaaccctaaacataAGATATccaaaataatagaaaaattgaCTAATAATAATCCCATACAACTTAGAGctagtttagggtttaggagTAACCCTCGAACAAATTCGAGTCATTTCAATATATTAACGATAGAGTACTATTGAACTTTCAAATATATCAGTTAAAGAAATAGGATACACATGGCAAATTCAAGACCTTAATTAAGAACAACTTTCAATATTATGTCTCGGTATGTATTAGGTTCActctaaaatatataattaaatatctttaagagttttttaaaaaatagaataaaatcactaaaagataaaatttattacactttgattttttttataaaggctaaatattttgtcaactattttatttttaataatttttcataCTTTTTTTATTACGTAAATTAGAATCATTTTAAAccaatgaattttttatatgtataataaaaaaatactcttttatcctaaaaacaaaaaagaaattcactttttttatttttattttttaattggaTACTTGTAGGCTATTCATCTTCTTATATATGGAATATAATAAAGTCTATAGTTGATGTCACTTTTTTTGTTTGCTTTATTACCAAAAAGACATTCAAAATTTGATGATACCAAACATTTTCAAAGATcattaatcaaaattaaaacaccAACTTTTATGGAATTTGTCACCAAATTAACAAAGATTTCTTCAAATAGATCCTTAACAACTTTCTAAATCTAATTATTAACTATAAAATAGCATTTTACACATATACATATTGCTTCCATAATTATTAAAACTCTTCTAATTGCTACTTATTTTATGAACATTATTATTGGTATCATTAATATATTATTCCCTCCTAGCTATATGGACGTATTAAGATAATACACACCTTTACATGTTTTAATAATACTATGATTTTGTATCTTTAggttaacttttaaaatttagatgCAACTATAGATTTGTATAAGGTGGGTTCTTTTAATgattattttgtttgtttggctAGAACTTATCTTTTACTTTACAGTCAGAATCACAATCAAAATGACAACATTGACACCTAATTGTTGGAGTAAAATTATGGTCATCATGTGTTACGTACctttatatttatgtttatttttacttttgttAGCTTGTGGGATTGGGATTCAATCTCCTTAGTGAATGTCTTAATTGCTTGTTGAGGGTTATGCCCAAAAGTTAGTTCAACTCTCATCATCtaagttttcttttatttcGTTACGTAGTTTCAATTATAAAAGACGGTACCATGATTAATCATATGATCCAATAATgtaaaactatatattataaagTGTATAAGCATCTTTCCATGAGGGAGATAAGGTAAGGCACACGCATATACTCTCATTATATCCACCAAAAGAAACACCAACTGAATAATGAATATACCCttttcttcgtcttcttcttccactttgGCCCTTCCAACTTTATCACTTTACACATCTCCTCTTCTATTTCTTTTCCAAGTTCCCCCAAACATTATTATAAATACTCTCTTTCCCCATCTTGATCAACCCCATGTAATCACATTATTTATCATCATCCCAAACAATGAGCGCCAAAGATGAGAAAGATTGTGGCCACGACGACGACGACTACCAACAATTCCTCCGTCGTCTCGGCATCGTCCTCCTAATCTTAATCATAATCGTCGGCATTATAATCTTCATCGTCTGGGCCGTCCTCCGCCCGTCAAAACCACACTTCATCCTCCAAGACGTCACCGTTTTCGGCCTCAATGCATCTGTTTCCCCAAATCTCTTATCCCTCAATCTGCAAGTTACTATCTCTTCACGTAATCCCAACGATCGCATTGGCATTTACTATCTCACAATGGATGTGTACGGCGCTTATCGTGGCCAACAAGTTACACTTCCTACGCTTCTCCC
It includes:
- the LOC103491432 gene encoding NDR1/HIN1-like protein 1, which codes for MSAKDEKDCGHDDDDYQQFLRRLGIVLLILIIIVGIIIFIVWAVLRPSKPHFILQDVTVFGLNASVSPNLLSLNLQVTISSRNPNDRIGIYYLTMDVYGAYRGQQVTLPTLLPSTYQGHRDVVVWSPFLSGDAVPVAPDVAMSLQQDRNVGAVLFNVKIDGQVKWKVGTWISGRYHLNVNCPAFIKFGNPDRAIAIGSAMKFQIVQSCNVEV
- the LOC103491430 gene encoding uncharacterized protein At1g08160 produces the protein MADPSRPVTGYPAYPNGRPPPPSNSHPQGQAYPYAAPPYSYPTQYANPYDSTHHNARLSFLRALIAGIIVVFIITAVILFIIWLVLRPQLPEFRVDSFQVTNFSTAAQSLSASWFIGFSVFNPNKKMTVSYDFVDSTLFYNNEFLTETRVPPFTQDKRTQSFVNASLSSLNAYVEASSLNKINDDRRRGTIKFNVGVSARVGFRAGWWRTRRRLLRVLCEDLSVSFSSSNSSGSGKLIGESRACRVGI